In the Micromonospora narathiwatensis genome, one interval contains:
- a CDS encoding AbrB/MazE/SpoVT family DNA-binding domain-containing protein — MTDRPIDSVIPAVVPSGGLKIRGDSRAAMKRPPLPLARLAPTRDSSTVYGLATLDVHGRVADRAVMIALGWAPGLRLGIRESGGLIIVDPDPRGVFRVTKEGHVRLPAVVRQWCGLTAGDRVLLAADPKAGRLVLHPPASLDAVVARVQDEAFAGGES; from the coding sequence ATGACAGACCGGCCGATCGATTCGGTGATCCCGGCGGTGGTTCCATCAGGCGGGCTCAAGATCCGCGGCGACTCGCGTGCCGCGATGAAGCGACCGCCTCTGCCGCTGGCGCGACTAGCTCCTACTCGCGACAGCAGCACGGTGTATGGGCTGGCGACTCTTGACGTGCATGGCCGCGTCGCTGATCGGGCGGTGATGATCGCCCTCGGCTGGGCTCCCGGCCTCAGGCTGGGCATCAGGGAAAGCGGCGGCCTGATCATCGTCGACCCTGACCCGCGCGGGGTGTTCCGAGTGACGAAAGAGGGCCATGTGCGGTTGCCTGCGGTGGTCCGCCAGTGGTGCGGGCTGACAGCCGGCGATCGGGTGCTGCTGGCGGCCGATCCGAAGGCCGGACGCCTCGTGCTTCACCCGCCGGCCTCTCTGGACGCGGTGGTCGCGCGCGTGCAGGACGAGGCGTTCGCGGGTGGTGAGTCGTGA
- a CDS encoding DUF6236 family protein, producing MRNLLRRELVYQHPDSPNRLVGSPALMHLVVSIIADQIAANRNARFGGQGPLGLHPHTDVPSAHRMGADPIPGRENVAGWKVDIGALFPVPQGDISIGDLVAFRERYTDERVRLMVTVQDLLHSLRNLHPNDAFLRVKHEIEEAVRDLQGAARARKLTLVKQSVAVTVATTAVAVAAGLPETALPASALTVLGNIAVNVATNQTRYDRSGSVGSPSAYRYLHRVQKQ from the coding sequence GTGCGGAATTTGCTCCGCCGTGAACTGGTGTACCAGCATCCAGACTCGCCGAACCGCCTGGTGGGCTCGCCCGCATTGATGCACCTCGTCGTGAGCATCATTGCTGACCAAATCGCCGCGAACCGCAACGCCCGCTTCGGCGGCCAGGGACCTCTCGGGCTGCATCCACACACCGACGTGCCATCCGCTCACCGGATGGGCGCCGACCCGATCCCCGGCCGGGAGAACGTCGCCGGCTGGAAAGTCGACATCGGCGCACTCTTCCCGGTGCCCCAGGGAGACATCAGCATTGGCGATCTCGTCGCGTTCCGAGAGAGGTACACCGACGAGCGGGTGCGCCTGATGGTCACGGTTCAGGATCTGCTGCACAGCTTGCGGAATCTCCACCCGAACGACGCCTTCCTGCGGGTCAAGCACGAGATCGAGGAGGCCGTCCGTGATCTCCAGGGAGCTGCGCGGGCACGCAAGCTGACGCTGGTCAAGCAGTCGGTGGCTGTCACGGTGGCCACGACCGCAGTCGCGGTCGCAGCTGGCCTGCCTGAGACGGCGCTTCCGGCGTCGGCGCTGACCGTACTGGGCAATATCGCCGTGAATGTAGCGACCAATCAGACCCGCTACGACCGCAGCGGCAGCGTTGGAAGCCCTTCCGCCTACCGCTACCTGCATCGGGTCCAGAAGCAGTGA
- the ltrA gene encoding group II intron reverse transcriptase/maturase: MKETMTTRLEPKGKLGATPVGVVNGPEDVLDWHAVDWRACEDRVRRLRQRIFTASQAGDHKRVRNLQKLMLRSRSNTLLSVRRVTEINAGRLTAGVDGRTVLHSQDKAALADGIHRRLRPWQARPVKRVYIPKADGRRRPLGIPVLVDRVLQARVAAALEPEWEARFEPRSYGFRPGRSCQDAIQAIFNTVKGKNPARRWVLDADLKAAFDRIDHHHLLTQLGGFPAREQVKDWLSAGVVEQGRFTPTEEGTPQGGVVSPLLLNVALHGMEHAAGVRYRTIGSDGAASVPDSPVLIRYADDFVAMCRTKDEAMQVKARLAAWLTPRGLAFNEDKTRVVDLDEGYDFLGFTVRRHHGLLLIKPSKTAIRRIRKRLRTEVRALRGSNAAAVIARLNPIIRGWAAYYRTVVSSEIFNSLDHYLWKLVYKWARHTHPNKPTSWVIARYFGMFNKSRRDRWVFGDRDSGAYLQKFAWTRIVRHQMVPGTASPDDSALTDYWTSRRRRPTLQPPVDRTTQRLLDSQQGRCTYCGQLLLHADRPPQTPREWEQWYSGLRKAMDHNTISLRQDNTPHDPQLRLLHTHCHRRNTGKTAGQPTARQRATGLA; encoded by the coding sequence GTGAAAGAGACGATGACGACGAGGCTGGAACCGAAGGGCAAGTTGGGTGCCACTCCTGTGGGGGTGGTGAACGGACCGGAGGACGTCCTCGACTGGCACGCGGTGGATTGGCGTGCCTGCGAGGATCGCGTACGGCGTCTGCGCCAACGGATCTTCACGGCATCGCAGGCGGGGGACCACAAGCGGGTCCGGAACCTGCAGAAGTTGATGCTGCGTTCCCGGTCGAACACGTTGTTGAGTGTTCGCCGGGTGACGGAGATCAACGCTGGACGTTTGACAGCGGGCGTGGACGGCAGGACCGTCCTTCACAGCCAGGACAAGGCCGCACTGGCGGACGGTATTCACCGCCGGCTACGGCCCTGGCAGGCCCGCCCCGTCAAACGGGTGTATATCCCGAAAGCGGACGGCCGCCGCCGACCGCTCGGTATCCCCGTGCTCGTCGACCGGGTGCTGCAAGCCCGGGTCGCGGCCGCGTTGGAGCCAGAATGGGAAGCCCGGTTCGAGCCGAGGTCCTACGGATTTCGGCCCGGACGCAGCTGTCAGGACGCCATCCAGGCCATCTTCAACACCGTCAAGGGCAAGAACCCGGCCCGGCGTTGGGTGCTGGACGCGGACCTGAAAGCGGCGTTCGACCGCATCGACCACCACCATCTGCTCACCCAGCTCGGCGGGTTCCCCGCCAGGGAACAGGTCAAGGACTGGCTGAGCGCCGGGGTAGTTGAACAGGGCCGGTTCACCCCGACCGAGGAGGGAACTCCTCAAGGCGGGGTGGTCAGCCCACTGCTGTTGAACGTCGCGCTGCACGGGATGGAACACGCCGCCGGGGTTCGCTACCGCACCATCGGATCCGACGGTGCGGCCAGCGTCCCGGACAGCCCGGTGCTGATCAGATACGCCGATGATTTCGTCGCGATGTGCCGCACCAAGGACGAAGCGATGCAGGTCAAAGCGCGGCTGGCCGCATGGCTGACGCCCCGAGGACTGGCCTTCAACGAGGACAAGACCCGCGTGGTCGACCTCGATGAGGGCTACGACTTCCTCGGGTTCACCGTCCGCCGCCACCACGGCCTACTGCTGATCAAACCGAGCAAAACGGCGATCAGACGGATCCGGAAACGGCTACGCACCGAAGTGCGTGCACTGCGCGGCAGCAACGCCGCCGCGGTGATCGCCCGCCTCAACCCGATCATCCGGGGCTGGGCGGCCTACTACCGGACGGTGGTGTCCAGCGAAATCTTCAACTCGCTGGACCACTACCTGTGGAAACTGGTCTACAAATGGGCCAGGCACACCCACCCGAACAAGCCGACAAGCTGGGTCATCGCCCGCTACTTCGGCATGTTCAACAAGTCCCGGCGAGATCGGTGGGTCTTCGGTGACCGCGACAGCGGCGCCTACCTGCAGAAATTCGCCTGGACCAGGATCGTGCGGCACCAGATGGTCCCCGGCACCGCGTCACCCGATGACTCGGCGCTGACCGACTACTGGACCAGCCGACGGCGACGCCCGACGCTGCAACCCCCAGTCGACCGCACCACCCAACGGCTGCTCGACAGCCAGCAGGGCCGGTGCACCTACTGCGGGCAACTCCTCCTGCACGCCGACCGCCCACCACAAACCCCACGAGAATGGGAACAATGGTATAGCGGCCTGCGAAAAGCTATGGATCACAACACCATCAGCCTACGACAGGACAACACCCCGCACGATCCGCAACTCCGTCTGCTCCACACCCACTGCCACCGCCGGAACACCGGCAAAACGGCAGGCCAGCCAACTGCACGCCAGCGAGCCACAGGGCTTGCTTGA
- a CDS encoding tyrosine-type recombinase/integrase — protein MSGVAGKAELEAARLLLSRMGISPADLVAATSDRPPAPTFAEYVPVVAAAVSAGTRRAYGSYWKRVVEQWGQRRIDEPTPSEIERLAEYVKTHVVARRNARGGRSAAEHLIASLRCLYRRAVADGLLSEAENPALKVAKPRRLPSTRRALADTRLAEINEVAASTGDDPALDSLLLRLHTETACRRGGALALRPVDLDPDQCLILLREKGETVRWQPVSPTLMRYLQRHAEQRHATEMGPLFRYRSGQPITYRRYDHLWVRIGEHLPWVHAQQISTHWLRHTTLTWVERNFGYAIARAYAGHSAGGGDAGTTATYVRATVHEVAAALAALTGEPHPLA, from the coding sequence GTGAGCGGCGTGGCGGGCAAGGCCGAACTGGAGGCCGCTCGGTTGTTGCTATCGCGGATGGGCATCTCTCCAGCGGATCTGGTGGCGGCCACGTCCGATCGTCCGCCGGCTCCGACGTTCGCGGAGTATGTGCCGGTGGTTGCCGCTGCGGTGAGTGCTGGGACGCGGCGGGCGTACGGGTCGTACTGGAAGCGCGTGGTCGAGCAGTGGGGCCAGCGGCGTATCGATGAGCCGACACCGTCGGAGATCGAGCGGCTGGCGGAGTACGTCAAGACGCATGTGGTGGCCCGCCGTAACGCGCGGGGCGGGCGCAGCGCGGCGGAGCATCTGATCGCGTCGTTGCGGTGCCTGTACCGGCGGGCGGTCGCCGACGGACTCCTGTCTGAGGCAGAGAACCCGGCGTTGAAGGTGGCGAAGCCACGGCGGTTGCCGAGCACCAGGCGAGCGTTGGCGGATACCCGGTTGGCGGAGATTAATGAGGTGGCGGCGTCCACGGGTGATGATCCGGCGTTAGACAGTCTGCTTCTGCGGTTGCACACCGAGACGGCGTGCCGTCGCGGTGGGGCCCTCGCTTTGCGGCCGGTTGACCTGGACCCGGACCAGTGCCTAATCCTGCTGCGGGAGAAGGGCGAGACGGTGCGGTGGCAGCCGGTGTCGCCCACACTCATGCGGTACCTGCAGCGCCATGCCGAGCAGCGGCACGCGACCGAGATGGGACCGTTGTTCCGGTACCGCAGCGGGCAGCCGATCACCTACCGGCGGTACGACCACCTGTGGGTGCGCATTGGTGAGCACCTGCCGTGGGTGCACGCGCAGCAGATCAGCACCCACTGGTTACGGCACACCACGTTGACCTGGGTGGAGCGCAACTTCGGCTACGCCATCGCCCGGGCCTATGCCGGTCATTCCGCCGGCGGGGGAGATGCCGGAACCACCGCCACCTACGTACGCGCAACCGTCCACGAGGTTGCTGCGGCGTTGGCGGCACTCACCGGTGAGCCACACCCACTGGCATAA
- a CDS encoding helix-turn-helix domain-containing protein has protein sequence MKSGSGSAVAFGRVLQAVRKHLSKNQADVADSFDPKLSVAAVSMAESGNRPPKTEAVVRGYAAALELDEDALLDLWWAMQGMVALESEAEERMVKQWWRELRPGLDASLDLHCAETAAKTKWTPNDDYYAPSAALFALAEAICGILARMLGESWKVSYKAEIGLREPSDGYPAVVNIELRAQVSDESLEMMAAFACPEPVTRPFPAQLMRAKPQGGPSPDVGWILNALMAMPARERAAVAGFIHGLREGSSLYGGGEDK, from the coding sequence GTGAAATCCGGATCGGGTTCGGCGGTGGCGTTCGGCCGCGTGCTGCAGGCGGTACGCAAGCACCTGTCGAAGAACCAGGCCGACGTCGCCGACTCCTTCGACCCCAAGCTCTCTGTGGCCGCCGTTTCCATGGCCGAGAGCGGCAACCGCCCACCCAAGACCGAGGCGGTCGTCCGGGGCTACGCCGCCGCCTTGGAACTCGACGAGGATGCGCTGCTCGACCTCTGGTGGGCGATGCAGGGGATGGTCGCACTGGAGAGCGAGGCGGAAGAGCGCATGGTCAAGCAGTGGTGGCGCGAGCTGAGGCCGGGTTTGGACGCCTCACTCGACCTTCACTGCGCCGAAACCGCCGCCAAGACGAAGTGGACTCCGAACGACGACTATTACGCGCCTTCGGCGGCACTGTTCGCCCTAGCCGAGGCGATTTGCGGGATCCTGGCGCGCATGCTGGGCGAATCATGGAAGGTTAGCTATAAAGCCGAGATCGGCCTCCGTGAGCCCTCCGACGGCTACCCCGCAGTGGTGAACATCGAGCTGCGGGCACAGGTTTCGGACGAGTCTCTGGAGATGATGGCCGCCTTCGCGTGCCCTGAGCCCGTGACACGGCCCTTCCCGGCCCAACTGATGAGGGCGAAGCCTCAGGGAGGCCCCTCCCCCGACGTCGGATGGATCCTCAATGCGCTGATGGCGATGCCCGCCCGCGAACGAGCGGCCGTCGCCGGGTTCATCCACGGCCTGCGAGAGGGCTCCAGCCTCTACGGAGGCGGCGAAGACAAGTAA